A genomic region of Enterobacter hormaechei ATCC 49162 contains the following coding sequences:
- a CDS encoding 5-formyltetrahydrofolate cyclo-ligase — MTQFPEVSASRQDIRQLIRQRRRALSAEQQAHFAQQAAARMMAYPPVVMANTVALFLSFDGELDTQPLIDQLWRAGKKVYLPVLHPFSPGNLLFLHYHPHSELVVNRLKITEPKLDVRDVLPLSELDVLITPLVAFDEQGQRLGMGGGFYDRTLQNWQQYGLQPVGYAHDCQAVEALPVEKWDVPLPAVVTPGKIWLW, encoded by the coding sequence AGTTTCTGCCTCACGCCAGGACATCCGTCAGCTTATTCGCCAGCGTCGTCGCGCCTTAAGTGCCGAACAACAAGCCCACTTTGCGCAGCAGGCCGCCGCCCGCATGATGGCCTATCCGCCTGTAGTGATGGCCAACACCGTCGCACTGTTTCTGTCGTTTGATGGCGAACTGGATACCCAACCCCTTATCGACCAGCTCTGGCGCGCGGGGAAAAAGGTTTATCTGCCGGTGCTGCATCCATTTAGCCCAGGCAATCTGCTGTTTCTGCACTACCATCCGCACAGCGAACTGGTGGTGAATCGTCTGAAAATCACCGAGCCGAAACTCGACGTGCGTGACGTGCTGCCGCTTTCTGAGCTGGATGTGCTGATTACGCCGCTGGTGGCGTTTGATGAGCAGGGTCAGCGATTAGGCATGGGCGGGGGTTTCTATGACAGAACGCTGCAAAACTGGCAGCAGTACGGGTTGCAGCCGGTGGGCTATGCGCATGATTGCCAGGCTGTAGAAGCCTTGCCGGTAGAGAAGTGGGATGTGCCGTTGCCAGCGGTGGTGACGCCCGGCAAAATCTGGCTCTGGTAG
- the serA gene encoding phosphoglycerate dehydrogenase, whose product MAKVSLEKDKIKFLLVEGVHQKAIDSLRAAGYTNIEFHKGALDTEELKASIRDAHFIGLRSRTQLTEDVIAAAEKLVAIGCFCIGTNQVDLNAAAKRGIPVFNAPFSNTRSVAELVIGELLLLLRGIPEANAKAHRGVWNKLAAGSYEARGKKLGIIGYGHIGTQLGILAESLGMHVFFYDIESKLPLGNATQVQHLSDLLNMSDVVSLHVPENASTKNMMGAEELALMKPGSLLINAARGTVVDIPALCDALKRKHLAGAAIDVFPTEPATNSDPFTSPLCEFDNVILTPHIGGSTQEAQENIGLEVAGKLSKYSDNGSTLSAVNFPEVSLPLHGGRRLLHIHENRPGVLTAINQIFAEQSVNIAAQYLQTNSQMGYVVIDIEADEDIAEKALQSMKAIPGTIRARLLY is encoded by the coding sequence ATGGCAAAGGTATCACTGGAGAAAGACAAAATTAAATTCCTGCTGGTCGAGGGCGTGCATCAAAAAGCAATCGATAGCCTTCGCGCAGCAGGTTACACCAACATCGAATTTCACAAAGGCGCGCTGGACACTGAAGAGCTGAAAGCGTCCATCCGTGATGCCCATTTCATTGGCCTGCGATCCCGTACCCAACTGACTGAAGACGTTATTGCTGCGGCAGAAAAGCTGGTGGCGATCGGCTGTTTCTGCATCGGCACCAACCAGGTCGACCTGAATGCCGCCGCAAAACGCGGTATCCCGGTCTTTAACGCCCCGTTCTCTAACACCCGTTCCGTGGCGGAGCTGGTGATTGGCGAGCTGCTGCTGCTGCTGCGCGGCATTCCGGAAGCTAACGCCAAAGCGCACCGTGGCGTGTGGAATAAGCTGGCCGCTGGCTCCTACGAAGCGCGTGGTAAAAAACTGGGTATCATCGGCTACGGCCACATCGGTACGCAGCTTGGTATTCTGGCGGAATCCCTCGGTATGCACGTGTTTTTCTACGATATCGAAAGCAAGCTGCCGCTGGGTAACGCGACGCAGGTGCAGCATCTTTCTGACCTGCTGAACATGAGCGACGTGGTCAGCCTGCACGTGCCGGAAAACGCGTCCACCAAAAACATGATGGGGGCGGAAGAGCTGGCGCTGATGAAGCCAGGCTCACTGCTGATCAACGCCGCGCGTGGTACGGTGGTCGATATCCCTGCGCTGTGCGACGCGCTGAAGCGTAAGCATCTGGCGGGGGCGGCCATCGACGTATTCCCGACGGAGCCTGCTACCAACAGCGATCCGTTCACCTCTCCGCTGTGCGAGTTCGACAACGTGATCCTGACGCCGCACATCGGCGGTTCTACGCAGGAAGCGCAGGAGAATATCGGCCTGGAAGTGGCGGGTAAGCTGAGCAAATACTCCGACAACGGTTCTACGCTCTCTGCGGTGAACTTCCCGGAAGTCTCTCTGCCGCTGCACGGTGGTCGCCGTCTGCTGCATATCCACGAGAACCGTCCGGGTGTACTGACTGCCATCAACCAGATCTTTGCCGAGCAGAGCGTTAACATCGCCGCGCAGTATCTGCAAACCAACTCGCAGATGGGTTATGTGGTCATTGATATTGAAGCGGATGAAGACATTGCCGAGAAAGCATTGCAGAGCATGAAGGCCATTCCGGGGACGATTCGCGCGCGCCTGTTGTACTGA